In one Campylobacter insulaenigrae NCTC 12927 genomic region, the following are encoded:
- a CDS encoding nitroreductase → MKADYLKLMEERSSIKAYTNKNIPKKDLEYILECARLSPSSLGLEPWKFLVFQSQKKKEELSKIAYNQAHVAECSAVIVIVSRADFANYFKEKIQSKKLSEEVYNKVITTYTPFVENMSLEEKFIYAKEQSYIALANILNAAHSLNLGSCAIGGFNKDQINEYLKLDTNKERVSVLVTLGYANTDTKSHKVRFNFEEVIEFKD, encoded by the coding sequence ATGAAAGCTGACTATTTAAAACTTATGGAAGAAAGATCTTCTATCAAAGCTTATACAAACAAAAATATACCCAAAAAAGATTTAGAATATATTTTAGAATGTGCTAGATTATCGCCTAGCTCTTTAGGATTAGAACCTTGGAAATTTTTAGTATTTCAATCTCAGAAAAAAAAAGAAGAACTTTCTAAAATAGCATATAATCAAGCACATGTAGCAGAATGTAGTGCCGTGATTGTTATAGTATCAAGAGCTGATTTTGCAAATTATTTTAAAGAAAAAATTCAATCAAAAAAATTAAGTGAGGAGGTTTATAATAAAGTCATCACAACTTATACTCCTTTTGTTGAAAATATGTCTCTTGAGGAAAAATTTATTTATGCTAAAGAACAAAGCTATATAGCATTGGCTAATATCCTTAATGCAGCTCATAGCTTGAATTTAGGATCTTGTGCAATAGGTGGTTTTAACAAAGATCAAATCAATGAATATCTTAAACTTGATACAAACAAAGAAAGAGTTTCTGTACTAGTTACATTAGGATATGCAAATACTGATACAAAATCTCATAAAGTCCGTTTTAATTTTGAAGAAGTTATAGAATTTAAAGACTAA
- a CDS encoding 2-acylglycerophosphoethanolamine acyltransferase / acyl-acyl carrier protein synthetase, producing MQNNFLKFCGILPFLAVAFINAFVDLGHKIIIQNTIYKVYEDNTQLFLSAIVNTLMLLPFILMLSPSGFLADKFPKNKIMKLSAYFSVGLTCIICLCYYLGAFWPAFIMTFIMGIQSALYSPAKYGFIKELVGKEFLAMGNGAINAVSIVAILSGMAIFSLSFELLFKPNFTDESDILQQIAPLGLVLIIFALIELFLAYKLPQLKEEDLNLKFDKKQYFQGKLLTNNLQAIFKNKTIRLCIIGISLFWAISQLFLVAFPVYAKNELFIENTFYVQCTLAFSGIGVIIGSLIAGKFSKNYIELGLVPLGALGIFLMSVFVPYLETLSSYAVVFFIFGLCGAFFIIPLNSLIQFHAKENELGKVLAGNNFIQNIFMLAFLFIATFGAFFKIDITYLFYFIILVAFFGSLYVLSKLPFSLVRLLMSIAFIQRYRLLVEGFANIPEKGGALLLGNHISFIDWAIVQMAIPRKIYFVMEKSIYSKWYIKFFLEHFGVIPVSSSSSKSSLELIAKHIKDGNLVCLFPEGILSRHGQLNEFKGGFELACSKLEENDGIILPFYIRGLWGSAFSRSDEEFSARNRKLNKRKIAIAFGKGLPLHSKKETVKAKVFELSFIAWKSQCESMHTIARAWIDNAKRNLNKIAIIDPLVGAFTYRKMLALSLILSSFIKNKSYKLNIQPKQINYGPKEECVGILLPASMASSLCNLSILLANKIVVNLNFTAGIKAINLAIESSEIRQIYTSKKFLEKLENKGIKLDFDSKVKLIFMEDVIANFKNQKIKIATILTLISILPSFLIKTIFAPNKCNLAIAAILFSSGSEGTPKGVMLNNRNILSNIAQISDVLCPKDDDAILSSLPPFHAFGLTVTTFLPLLEGIKSITFADPTDALGVAKAIVKNNVSIMCGTSTFLGIYARNKKLDAIMFESLRIIVSGAEKLKSEVRSAFEMKFKKPIFEGYGATETTPVASVNLPNKFDPVYWVLHRANKEGSVGMPLPGSAIRIVDPSTYKSLNHGEDGLILIGGHQVMVGYLGNKEKTEEVIKEFEGIRWYNTGDKGHVDEDGFLYIVDRYSRFAKIGGEMISLGALEEEIAKFINTEIVKFCAVALEDEKKGEIIYLLIECQEQNFEGIIETIKNSNMPAIFKPSKYYKVDQIPLLGSGKVDLKGAKELAKTLI from the coding sequence ATGCAAAATAATTTTTTAAAATTTTGTGGTATTTTACCTTTTTTAGCAGTAGCTTTTATAAATGCTTTTGTTGATTTAGGTCATAAAATTATCATTCAAAATACCATATATAAAGTTTATGAAGATAATACTCAACTTTTTCTAAGTGCTATAGTAAATACATTAATGTTACTTCCTTTTATACTTATGCTATCTCCTTCTGGGTTTTTAGCAGATAAATTTCCAAAAAATAAAATTATGAAATTGTCTGCATATTTTTCAGTAGGCTTAACATGTATCATTTGTTTATGCTACTACTTAGGGGCATTTTGGCCTGCTTTTATAATGACTTTTATTATGGGAATACAATCTGCTTTATATTCTCCGGCTAAATATGGCTTTATTAAAGAATTGGTAGGAAAAGAATTTTTAGCTATGGGAAATGGAGCCATAAATGCTGTTAGCATAGTGGCTATTTTATCTGGTATGGCCATATTTTCTCTCAGCTTTGAATTGCTTTTTAAACCAAATTTTACAGATGAATCTGATATTTTACAACAAATAGCACCTCTAGGCTTAGTGTTAATTATTTTTGCTTTAATTGAACTTTTTTTAGCCTATAAACTTCCTCAACTAAAAGAAGAGGATTTAAATTTAAAATTTGATAAAAAACAATACTTTCAAGGCAAGCTTTTAACAAATAATTTACAGGCTATTTTTAAAAATAAAACTATACGACTTTGCATAATTGGAATTTCTTTATTTTGGGCTATATCACAACTTTTTTTAGTGGCCTTTCCTGTTTATGCAAAAAATGAGCTCTTTATAGAAAACACCTTTTATGTACAATGCACATTAGCCTTTTCTGGAATAGGTGTTATTATAGGCTCATTAATTGCTGGAAAATTTTCTAAAAATTATATAGAATTAGGTCTTGTACCACTGGGAGCATTAGGAATTTTCTTAATGAGCGTATTTGTACCTTATTTAGAAACATTATCAAGCTATGCTGTAGTATTTTTTATCTTTGGATTGTGCGGTGCATTTTTTATCATACCTTTAAACTCGCTCATACAATTTCATGCTAAAGAAAATGAACTAGGAAAAGTTTTAGCAGGTAATAATTTCATACAAAATATTTTTATGCTTGCTTTTCTTTTCATTGCAACCTTTGGAGCATTTTTCAAAATAGATATTACATATCTTTTCTATTTTATTATACTTGTGGCATTTTTTGGAAGTTTATATGTACTTTCTAAACTTCCTTTTTCTCTAGTACGCTTACTTATGAGTATTGCATTTATCCAGCGCTATCGTTTGTTAGTTGAAGGTTTTGCAAATATACCTGAAAAAGGCGGGGCATTATTATTAGGCAATCATATTTCTTTTATAGATTGGGCTATTGTTCAAATGGCTATACCTAGAAAAATTTATTTTGTTATGGAAAAAAGCATTTATTCTAAATGGTATATTAAATTTTTTCTTGAACATTTTGGTGTTATACCTGTTTCAAGTAGTTCTAGTAAATCTAGTTTAGAACTTATAGCTAAACATATCAAAGATGGTAATTTAGTATGCCTTTTCCCTGAAGGAATACTTTCAAGACATGGACAGCTAAATGAATTTAAAGGTGGCTTTGAGCTTGCTTGTTCAAAATTAGAAGAAAATGATGGAATAATTTTACCCTTTTATATCAGAGGCCTTTGGGGAAGTGCTTTTTCGCGTAGCGATGAAGAATTCTCAGCAAGAAATCGCAAATTAAACAAAAGAAAAATAGCTATTGCTTTTGGAAAAGGCTTGCCTTTACATTCTAAAAAAGAAACTGTTAAAGCTAAAGTTTTCGAGCTTTCTTTTATTGCTTGGAAATCTCAATGTGAAAGTATGCATACTATAGCAAGAGCGTGGATTGATAATGCTAAAAGAAATTTAAACAAAATTGCGATCATCGATCCTTTAGTAGGAGCTTTTACTTATAGAAAGATGCTTGCTTTAAGCTTAATATTAAGCTCATTTATTAAAAATAAATCCTATAAATTAAATATCCAACCTAAACAGATAAATTATGGTCCAAAAGAAGAGTGCGTAGGTATTTTATTACCTGCTTCTATGGCAAGTTCGCTTTGCAACCTAAGTATTTTACTTGCAAATAAAATCGTAGTAAATTTAAATTTTACAGCAGGAATTAAAGCTATTAATTTGGCTATTGAAAGTTCTGAAATTCGTCAAATTTATACTTCTAAAAAATTTCTTGAAAAACTAGAAAATAAAGGAATTAAATTAGATTTTGATTCCAAAGTAAAACTCATTTTTATGGAAGATGTTATAGCTAATTTTAAAAATCAAAAAATTAAAATTGCTACAATCTTAACACTAATTAGCATCTTACCTAGCTTTTTAATAAAGACTATTTTTGCGCCTAATAAATGCAATCTTGCTATAGCTGCAATTTTATTTAGTAGTGGTAGCGAGGGGACACCAAAGGGTGTTATGCTAAATAATCGTAATATTTTAAGCAATATAGCTCAAATTTCAGATGTATTATGCCCCAAAGATGATGATGCGATTTTATCGTCATTACCACCTTTCCATGCTTTTGGTTTAACCGTAACAACTTTTTTACCTTTACTAGAAGGTATTAAGAGTATAACTTTTGCCGATCCAACAGATGCCTTAGGTGTAGCAAAAGCAATAGTTAAAAATAATGTTAGTATTATGTGTGGCACTTCAACATTCTTAGGAATTTACGCAAGAAATAAAAAACTCGATGCGATAATGTTTGAAAGCTTAAGAATTATCGTATCTGGAGCGGAAAAATTAAAAAGCGAAGTTAGAAGCGCATTTGAAATGAAATTCAAAAAACCTATTTTTGAAGGTTATGGAGCTACTGAAACAACTCCTGTAGCAAGTGTTAATTTACCCAACAAATTTGATCCTGTTTATTGGGTACTACATCGTGCAAATAAAGAAGGAAGTGTCGGAATGCCTTTACCAGGAAGCGCTATACGCATAGTAGATCCATCCACTTACAAAAGTCTAAATCACGGTGAAGATGGCTTGATACTCATTGGTGGTCATCAAGTAATGGTAGGATATTTAGGAAATAAAGAAAAAACAGAAGAAGTTATTAAAGAATTTGAAGGTATACGCTGGTATAACACAGGTGATAAGGGCCATGTTGATGAGGATGGATTTTTATATATAGTAGATCGATATTCTCGTTTTGCAAAAATTGGTGGAGAGATGATTTCTTTAGGTGCTTTAGAAGAAGAAATTGCTAAATTCATCAATACTGAAATAGTAAAATTTTGTGCTGTAGCCTTAGAAGATGAAAAAAAGGGTGAAATAATATATCTACTCATAGAATGTCAAGAGCAAAATTTTGAGGGCATTATCGAAACTATTAAAAATTCTAATATGCCTGCCATTTTTAAACCAAGTAAATATTATAAAGTAGATCAAATTCCTCTTCTAGGTTCGGGTAAGGTAGATTTAAAAGGTGCTAAAGAATTAGCAAAAACTTTAATTTGA